A single region of the Marinobacter salinisoli genome encodes:
- a CDS encoding slipin family protein gives MIGELIPYIAPTAVLLLILASAIKILPEYERGVVFFLGRFQGVKGPGLVIVIPGIQQMVRVDLRVIVLDVPSQDVISRDNVTVRVNAVLYFRVVDPERAIIRVEDYHSATSQLAQTTLRSVLGKHDLDEMLSERDKLNSDIQDIIDAQTEEWGIKVANVEIKHVDLNESMIRAIARQAEAERERRAKVIHAEGELQASKKLVEAAQVMSANHGAMQLRYLQTLADMSNTNASTIVFPLPLELVKGFIESTTNRGKDTHGSEPDAQA, from the coding sequence ATGATTGGCGAATTGATTCCCTATATTGCACCAACAGCGGTACTGCTGCTGATCCTCGCGTCGGCTATCAAGATCCTGCCCGAATACGAGCGCGGCGTGGTGTTCTTTCTCGGCCGCTTCCAGGGCGTGAAAGGTCCGGGCCTGGTGATTGTGATCCCGGGTATTCAACAGATGGTGCGGGTGGATCTGCGGGTCATCGTTTTGGATGTGCCCAGTCAGGATGTGATCTCCCGCGACAACGTAACGGTCCGGGTCAATGCGGTCCTGTATTTTCGGGTGGTGGATCCGGAGCGGGCGATCATTCGGGTGGAAGACTACCATTCGGCCACCAGCCAGCTGGCGCAGACCACGCTCCGCTCGGTGCTGGGCAAGCACGATCTGGATGAGATGTTGTCCGAGCGGGATAAGCTTAATTCCGATATCCAGGACATCATCGATGCCCAGACCGAAGAATGGGGCATCAAGGTGGCGAACGTCGAGATCAAGCATGTGGACCTGAACGAGTCCATGATCCGGGCAATTGCCCGACAGGCGGAGGCCGAACGGGAACGCCGGGCCAAGGTCATCCATGCTGAAGGCGAGCTTCAGGCCTCGAAAAAACTGGTCGAGGCGGCACAGGTGATGTCCGCCAACCACGGCGCCATGCAGTTGCGTTACCTGCAGACCCTCGCCGACATGAGCAATACCAACGCTTCGACCATTGTCTTTCCGTTACCGCTGGAGCTGGTGAAGGGCTTTATCGAGTCCACGACAAACCGGGGCAAGGATACGCACGGCAGCGAGCCTGATGCCCAGGCCTGA
- a CDS encoding NfeD family protein yields the protein MQIHRPARKDLPPMARLWALIFFIGCAIWLGSLAQSLSAQSQPDNTVMVLSIDGAISPATMDYVTRGIQRAESGDAALVVLEMDTPGGLMNSMRDIIKVILASDVPVVSYVSPAGARAASAGTYILYASHVAAMAPATNLGSATPVQMGGLPGSEPQQPDEQSDKTDDKPADDQDPDGKRRGGTAMERKVLEDAVSYIRGLAKRHGRNADWAEEAVREGVNLSAGEALERNVIDVVADNLGELLEQIDGRTVRMASGELTLDTAGLAVVRAQPDWRTRLLSVITDPNVAYFLMIIGFYGIVFELANPGAVVPGVIGAICLVLALFAFQVLSVNYAGLALILLGLSFMVGEAFVPSFGILGIGGIVAFVTGSVILMDGSHRDISLPTIGGTAIVAAGFMLWTVTKFIRLRRRHPVSGSEQLSHESGVAMDDFSSEQAHFRGHVRLSGERWNAISQAPVQAGDPVRVTGVDGLTVTVEVDRETT from the coding sequence ATGCAGATACACCGACCCGCCAGAAAAGACCTGCCACCGATGGCCCGTTTGTGGGCACTCATTTTCTTTATCGGGTGTGCGATATGGCTGGGCTCGCTAGCCCAGTCGCTCTCTGCTCAATCCCAGCCCGACAACACCGTGATGGTCCTCAGCATTGATGGCGCCATTAGCCCGGCCACCATGGACTACGTCACCCGCGGTATCCAGCGGGCCGAGTCTGGTGACGCCGCGCTGGTGGTGCTGGAGATGGACACCCCTGGCGGCCTCATGAATTCGATGCGCGATATCATCAAGGTCATCCTCGCCTCTGATGTGCCCGTGGTCAGCTATGTGTCCCCGGCGGGGGCCCGGGCGGCCAGCGCCGGCACCTACATTCTGTACGCCAGCCACGTTGCCGCCATGGCACCGGCCACCAACCTGGGCTCGGCAACACCGGTGCAAATGGGCGGCCTGCCCGGTTCAGAACCCCAGCAGCCTGACGAGCAGTCTGACAAAACGGATGACAAGCCGGCCGACGATCAGGATCCCGACGGCAAGCGCCGTGGTGGCACTGCCATGGAACGCAAGGTGCTGGAGGACGCGGTCAGCTACATTCGAGGGCTGGCAAAGCGCCATGGCCGGAACGCCGACTGGGCCGAGGAAGCGGTCCGTGAAGGGGTGAATCTCAGCGCTGGCGAGGCACTGGAACGGAATGTCATTGATGTCGTGGCAGATAACCTCGGTGAGCTGCTGGAGCAGATCGACGGCCGTACGGTGCGCATGGCCAGTGGCGAGCTGACATTGGATACCGCCGGTCTCGCGGTGGTGCGCGCGCAACCGGACTGGCGCACTCGGCTGTTGTCGGTGATCACCGATCCGAACGTGGCCTATTTCCTGATGATCATCGGCTTTTACGGCATTGTGTTTGAACTGGCCAATCCGGGCGCGGTGGTGCCCGGGGTCATCGGCGCCATTTGCCTGGTGCTGGCGCTGTTTGCGTTTCAGGTGCTGTCGGTCAATTACGCCGGGCTGGCGCTCATTCTGCTGGGCCTCTCGTTTATGGTCGGGGAGGCGTTTGTCCCCAGCTTCGGGATTCTGGGGATCGGGGGCATTGTTGCCTTTGTCACCGGCTCGGTCATTTTGATGGATGGCTCGCATCGGGACATCTCATTGCCCACCATTGGCGGCACCGCGATCGTCGCGGCCGGGTTTATGCTGTGGACTGTGACCAAGTTCATCCGGCTGAGACGCCGACACCCGGTCAGTGGCAGTGAACAGCTCAGCCATGAAAGCGGAGTGGCAATGGATGACTTCTCCAGCGAGCAGGCCCACTTCCGCGGCCATGTGCGGTTGAGCGGTGAGCGCTGGAATGCCATCAGCCAGGCGCCGGTGCAGGCGGGCGATCCAGTCCGGGTGACCGGGGTTGACGGGCTGACGGTGACCGTCGAGGTCGACCGGGAAACCACCTGA
- a CDS encoding Lpp/OprI family alanine-zipper lipoprotein has protein sequence MRKLTIAGFALATVMTAGCASNQAGVDEATATANSAEQTAENALNTANSAASSARTAQQTAEEALAAAKAAERAANEANERAKRMLEQSSMK, from the coding sequence ATGCGTAAACTGACGATCGCCGGTTTTGCCCTGGCTACTGTTATGACTGCTGGCTGTGCCTCTAACCAGGCTGGCGTTGACGAAGCAACTGCAACCGCGAACTCCGCCGAGCAGACTGCTGAGAATGCTCTGAACACCGCTAACAGCGCTGCCTCTTCTGCACGTACTGCCCAGCAGACTGCTGAAGAAGCTCTGGCTGCCGCCAAGGCCGCTGAGCGCGCTGCTAACGAAGCTAACGAGCGCGCCAAGCGTATGCTCGAGCAGTCCAGCATGAAGTAA
- a CDS encoding MarR family transcriptional regulator → MKDQFPFAVARVTRRWRKMLDERLKDLGVTQARWSTMVYLSKGGEGLTQRELATLMAIENPTLVRLLDSLEQQDLIERRPCPNDRRARRLYLTKAGREFMDELSGRAETLREEMLEGISDEEIACTVRVFHKILENAEKPK, encoded by the coding sequence ATGAAAGACCAGTTTCCTTTTGCTGTTGCGCGAGTTACCCGGCGCTGGCGCAAGATGCTTGATGAGCGACTGAAAGACCTTGGTGTCACCCAGGCCCGTTGGAGCACCATGGTGTATCTCTCGAAAGGTGGCGAGGGCCTGACCCAGCGCGAGCTGGCAACCCTGATGGCCATTGAGAACCCGACCCTGGTCCGTTTGCTGGACAGTCTGGAACAGCAGGACCTGATTGAACGTCGCCCCTGCCCGAATGATCGCCGTGCCCGCCGCCTGTACCTCACCAAGGCCGGACGCGAGTTTATGGACGAGCTCTCCGGGCGCGCGGAAACCCTGCGGGAAGAAATGCTGGAGGGCATCAGCGACGAGGAAATCGCCTGCACCGTTCGGGTGTTCCACAAGATTCTGGAAAACGCAGAGAAGCCGAAGTAA
- a CDS encoding SDR family oxidoreductase, with the protein MSDTILITGASSGLGEGMAREFAARGASLALCARRTDRLDALKSELEAAHPGLKVSIRALDVDDHAQVFDVFRAFRDEFGRLDRIIVNAGIGKGQPLGTGQFAANRQTAETNFVAALAQMEAAMEIFRAQNHGHLVAVSSVSAIRGMPSNINTYAATKAGLAALAEGLRVELIRTKSPIRVTTLYPGYIHTAINAQVKNKPFVVDTRTGCKAMVKAIESGKKECYVPRWPWSPIGFVLKRLPEPVLAKMF; encoded by the coding sequence ATGAGTGACACTATTCTGATTACCGGCGCCAGTTCCGGGCTTGGTGAGGGCATGGCACGGGAGTTTGCTGCCCGCGGCGCCAGCCTGGCGTTGTGTGCCCGGCGCACGGACCGGCTGGACGCCTTGAAGTCCGAGCTGGAGGCCGCCCATCCGGGGCTGAAGGTCAGTATCCGAGCGCTGGATGTTGATGATCATGCGCAGGTGTTCGACGTCTTCCGGGCCTTCCGGGATGAATTTGGACGCCTCGACCGAATCATCGTAAACGCCGGCATCGGCAAGGGGCAGCCCCTCGGTACCGGTCAGTTTGCCGCCAACCGCCAGACCGCGGAAACCAACTTTGTTGCCGCACTCGCCCAGATGGAAGCGGCCATGGAAATCTTCCGGGCCCAGAATCATGGCCATCTGGTGGCGGTGTCTTCCGTGTCGGCAATCCGCGGCATGCCCTCCAACATCAACACGTACGCGGCCACCAAGGCAGGCCTTGCGGCACTTGCTGAAGGCCTGCGTGTCGAACTGATCAGGACGAAATCTCCGATCCGGGTGACTACACTGTATCCAGGGTATATTCATACTGCGATTAACGCGCAGGTGAAGAACAAACCCTTTGTTGTTGATACCCGGACCGGTTGCAAGGCGATGGTTAAAGCCATCGAGTCCGGTAAAAAGGAATGCTACGTGCCGCGCTGGCCCTGGTCACCCATCGGCTTTGTGCTGAAACGGCTGCCCGAGCCGGTACTGGCAAAAATGTTCTGA
- a CDS encoding helix-turn-helix transcriptional regulator gives MKKTDWPIRWDLLLRYRLIETIALWEGRLTTNHICHSFGIGRQQASKDINTYLRELAPDNLVYDRHLKGYVPSEQFRPVVTHGIVNEYVELLARQQNLSNTFETLDIGLPESTFLQAPNRVIEPETMRAVVHATRHGRQLRASYVSLTRPEAVESILEPHTLVCTGTNWHLRAWCHANREFRDFALNRFQQPPQALRQKAKHSSLQDEDWNREVTMELVPDQRLSAAQQEIIARDYGMTHGHLKIRTRAALSPYLLSGLGITLDSQHPDPLVQQLELVNPDQLGFGSRRERALKAVAGLS, from the coding sequence ATGAAAAAGACGGACTGGCCCATCCGCTGGGACTTGCTGCTGCGCTATCGCCTGATCGAAACCATTGCCCTTTGGGAAGGCCGACTGACCACCAACCACATCTGTCACAGCTTCGGCATCGGTCGTCAGCAGGCGTCCAAGGACATCAACACTTACCTGCGGGAACTGGCTCCAGACAACCTGGTATACGACCGGCACCTCAAGGGCTATGTCCCGTCCGAGCAGTTTCGTCCGGTGGTCACCCACGGCATCGTGAATGAATACGTTGAGCTGCTGGCCCGCCAGCAAAACCTGAGCAATACCTTCGAAACACTGGACATCGGCCTGCCGGAAAGCACCTTTCTGCAGGCCCCGAACCGAGTCATCGAGCCGGAAACCATGCGGGCGGTCGTACATGCTACTCGCCATGGCCGCCAACTGAGAGCCAGCTACGTTTCCCTGACCCGTCCGGAAGCAGTCGAAAGCATCCTCGAACCTCACACCCTGGTGTGCACCGGCACCAACTGGCATCTGCGCGCCTGGTGCCACGCCAACCGCGAATTCCGGGACTTTGCCCTGAACCGCTTCCAGCAGCCACCGCAAGCGCTGCGCCAGAAAGCCAAGCACAGCAGCCTGCAGGACGAAGACTGGAACCGGGAGGTCACCATGGAGCTGGTGCCGGATCAGCGTCTGAGCGCAGCCCAGCAGGAGATCATCGCCCGGGATTACGGCATGACCCACGGCCACCTGAAAATACGCACCCGGGCCGCCCTCTCGCCCTACCTGCTCTCCGGTCTGGGCATCACGCTCGATAGCCAGCACCCTGATCCACTGGTGCAGCAGCTGGAACTGGTCAATCCAGACCAGCTCGGGTTCGGCAGCCGCCGGGAACGGGCACTCAAGGCTGTGGCCGGCCTCAGCTAA
- a CDS encoding TMEM165/GDT1 family protein — protein sequence MEAFLASTAAVAIAEIGDKTQLLSLFLVVRYGKRLPIVMGILLATVLNHALSAYLGAWIAQWIPQAWLPWILAISFIAIAGWLLIPDKDDSDDSRFLGLGAFAATTVMFFLAEIGDKTQIATVVLAARFTETLWVVIGTTVGMLIANIPVIMAGRWLMERLPLTTARIGASLLFVALAVATVVATVMNSGA from the coding sequence ATGGAAGCCTTTCTCGCCTCGACGGCCGCCGTAGCCATCGCCGAAATCGGCGACAAGACCCAGTTACTGTCCCTGTTTCTCGTCGTACGTTATGGCAAGCGCCTGCCCATTGTCATGGGTATTCTGCTGGCTACGGTTTTGAATCACGCCTTGTCGGCGTATTTGGGGGCCTGGATTGCCCAATGGATTCCGCAAGCCTGGCTGCCGTGGATTCTGGCGATCAGCTTTATCGCCATTGCTGGCTGGCTGCTGATTCCGGACAAGGACGACAGCGACGATTCCCGTTTTCTGGGGCTCGGCGCGTTCGCGGCCACCACCGTCATGTTTTTCCTGGCGGAAATCGGTGACAAGACCCAGATTGCCACCGTTGTCCTGGCGGCCCGTTTTACTGAAACTCTCTGGGTGGTGATTGGTACGACCGTGGGTATGTTGATCGCGAACATACCGGTTATCATGGCAGGTCGTTGGTTAATGGAGCGATTGCCCCTGACAACGGCCCGCATTGGGGCGAGTTTGTTGTTTGTGGCGCTGGCGGTGGCCACCGTGGTTGCTACCGTCATGAATTCCGGCGCCTAA
- a CDS encoding ExeM/NucH family extracellular endonuclease, translating into MEGIITADSRAPGGWRGFYLQQADHETDRNPATSEALFVYTRHKAGKPGDRVRITARVKEHYDLTELVDVARLTVCGSPGLPAPIPVTLPWRQPPESLENMRIRVDTPLTVIDTYELARYGALTLANSDPVIATEVQTPRPGQNKPSSVQHRLVLDDGSSREHPRPIPWPPGGLTESNTVRAGDQITGIAGTLDFRHGAWRLQPETTPAFLPANPRKPPPQRPDAQHIRVLTLNLGNYFNGDGRGGDFPTPRGAESPEDFREQHRRLVTALTAPDPDILALAEVENDGYGSNSAVAELARALGKPWRVVATPGQDGTDQIRTVLLYRADRVRAPGSPGRLASGPFQHRGRPPLGQVFQRLGGDAAVAVVVVHFKSKGCRNARGEDRNRGDGQGCYASRRQREAKAVLDWLEHWPAETKIAGTLVTGDLNAYAREAPLQLLEQTGFTSMVHHFHPCSATHCPHYTYRYRGAKGSLDYALASKNLKPRILGAQTWLINADEPPALSYQSTLNPASPIPWRTSDHNPVIVDIRL; encoded by the coding sequence GTGGAAGGCATTATCACCGCCGATTCACGGGCACCCGGGGGCTGGCGCGGCTTTTACCTCCAACAGGCCGACCACGAAACGGACCGTAACCCTGCAACCTCTGAAGCACTCTTTGTCTATACCCGGCACAAAGCCGGCAAACCCGGCGATCGCGTGCGGATCACCGCCAGGGTCAAAGAACATTATGACCTGACCGAACTGGTGGACGTCGCGCGCCTGACGGTCTGCGGCTCACCGGGCCTGCCCGCACCGATACCGGTAACGCTGCCCTGGCGCCAGCCCCCGGAATCGCTGGAAAACATGCGCATCCGGGTAGACACGCCCCTGACCGTGATCGACACCTACGAACTGGCCCGCTACGGAGCCTTGACGCTGGCCAACAGCGATCCGGTCATTGCGACCGAAGTCCAGACACCCCGTCCTGGACAGAATAAGCCCTCCAGTGTCCAGCACCGCCTTGTTCTGGATGACGGCAGTAGCCGGGAGCATCCCCGACCGATTCCCTGGCCGCCCGGCGGCCTGACGGAATCCAACACCGTGCGGGCCGGAGACCAGATCACCGGCATAGCCGGCACTCTCGATTTTCGCCACGGAGCCTGGCGCCTGCAGCCGGAAACCACCCCCGCCTTTCTGCCCGCCAATCCCAGAAAGCCGCCTCCGCAACGTCCCGATGCCCAACATATCCGGGTTCTGACCCTCAATCTTGGCAACTACTTCAATGGCGATGGTCGGGGCGGCGATTTTCCAACTCCGCGCGGAGCGGAATCACCGGAGGATTTTCGGGAACAACATCGGCGGCTGGTAACCGCCCTGACCGCACCGGACCCGGACATCCTTGCACTGGCCGAGGTAGAGAACGATGGCTACGGCAGCAACAGTGCCGTTGCTGAACTGGCCCGTGCCCTGGGCAAGCCCTGGCGGGTGGTTGCCACCCCGGGACAGGATGGCACCGATCAGATCCGCACGGTGCTGCTTTATCGCGCGGACAGAGTGCGTGCCCCGGGATCACCCGGGCGACTCGCCAGCGGCCCCTTCCAACACCGTGGACGGCCGCCCCTGGGTCAGGTTTTTCAACGTCTTGGTGGTGATGCTGCGGTGGCCGTGGTGGTCGTTCATTTCAAATCCAAAGGCTGTCGCAACGCCCGTGGTGAAGACCGCAATCGAGGGGATGGCCAAGGCTGCTACGCCAGCCGGCGACAAAGGGAGGCCAAGGCTGTGCTGGACTGGCTTGAGCACTGGCCGGCGGAGACGAAAATCGCGGGTACCCTGGTTACCGGCGATCTCAACGCTTATGCCAGGGAAGCTCCGCTGCAGCTGCTCGAACAGACGGGCTTCACGAGCATGGTGCACCACTTCCATCCGTGCTCGGCAACGCACTGTCCGCACTACACCTACCGTTACCGCGGCGCGAAGGGGTCTCTGGACTATGCTCTGGCATCCAAGAACCTCAAGCCCCGGATTCTGGGTGCACAGACCTGGTTGATTAACGCCGATGAGCCACCGGCGTTGAGCTACCAAAGCACTTTGAACCCTGCATCGCCGATTCCCTG
- a CDS encoding MFS transporter — protein MTRMVASLSALIISIALLVSGNAFLMTLLGIRLSFEQVSPDVIGWILVCYSIGFVLGTMYVHTIIERVGHIRAFAVFAAVSAVVALLYPMVIYEPVWAVFRVLSGFSVAGVLVVIESWFSSRATNENRGALFAVYQIVFYLSAAGGQLLINVSDPANFMPFSLAAILLTLALLPLSLTRMEAPVIEKVHRISFFTLARESFSGVAGALICGVLVGGFYALGPVYATLMGLDVAKTSSFMASAIVAAMIVAWPLGRLCDLFDRRRVMFWVAMTAAASAGVVAYFGAANFWLLTLAVGLMIGLSAALYPIAVAITNDRMESNRIVAASATLLLSYGVGSVIGPVAMAELINVLGPQGLFMGNAGFLLLLCVITSYRISHTEDVPVEAQEHFVPAMPEASPVLAEMDPRNNEFHESHEVEEMKLEKQRQEA, from the coding sequence TTGACGCGAATGGTTGCCTCCCTGTCTGCGCTGATTATCAGCATCGCCCTGCTGGTCAGCGGCAACGCTTTCCTGATGACATTGCTGGGCATTCGCCTGAGCTTTGAGCAGGTTTCTCCGGACGTTATCGGCTGGATTCTGGTCTGTTATTCGATCGGCTTTGTTCTGGGTACCATGTATGTCCACACGATCATCGAGCGGGTAGGTCATATCCGGGCCTTTGCCGTGTTTGCGGCGGTGTCTGCCGTGGTTGCGCTGCTGTATCCCATGGTGATCTACGAGCCTGTCTGGGCGGTGTTCCGTGTTTTGTCCGGCTTCAGCGTCGCCGGTGTGCTGGTGGTGATCGAAAGCTGGTTTTCCAGCCGGGCAACGAACGAAAACCGTGGTGCCTTGTTTGCGGTTTATCAGATTGTCTTTTATTTGTCGGCGGCAGGTGGCCAGCTGCTGATCAATGTCAGTGATCCCGCCAACTTCATGCCGTTTTCTCTGGCGGCGATTCTGCTCACACTTGCTCTGCTGCCACTCTCGCTTACCCGGATGGAGGCGCCGGTCATCGAGAAGGTTCACCGAATCTCGTTTTTTACCCTCGCCCGGGAGTCATTCTCCGGGGTTGCCGGTGCGCTGATTTGTGGTGTTCTGGTGGGGGGGTTCTATGCGCTGGGGCCGGTGTACGCCACGCTGATGGGGCTGGATGTGGCCAAAACGTCCAGTTTCATGGCCAGTGCCATTGTTGCCGCGATGATTGTTGCCTGGCCGCTGGGCCGCCTGTGTGATCTGTTTGATCGTCGGCGCGTGATGTTCTGGGTGGCGATGACAGCCGCGGCGTCCGCAGGTGTTGTGGCCTACTTTGGTGCGGCCAATTTCTGGCTGCTGACCCTGGCCGTCGGGCTGATGATCGGGCTTTCGGCGGCACTGTACCCGATTGCCGTAGCCATCACGAATGACCGCATGGAAAGCAATCGCATCGTTGCCGCCAGTGCCACGTTGTTGCTCAGCTACGGCGTGGGCAGTGTCATCGGCCCTGTGGCCATGGCGGAGCTGATCAACGTGCTGGGTCCGCAGGGGCTGTTCATGGGCAATGCCGGGTTCCTGCTGTTGCTGTGCGTGATCACCAGTTACCGGATCAGCCATACTGAGGATGTGCCTGTGGAAGCGCAGGAGCACTTCGTTCCGGCCATGCCGGAGGCGTCTCCGGTACTGGCGGAAATGGATCCGCGTAATAACGAGTTCCATGAATCCCACGAGGTGGAGGAAATGAAACTCGAGAAACAGCGGCAAGAGGCTTAG
- a CDS encoding DHA2 family efflux MFS transporter permease subunit, protein MSDNTVEGLKARYGARWRWLAVATVMLGTMASVLSATVVNVALHDIMMEFGIGQGQVHWLATGFIAAMTTTMLASAWLLDHLGVRKTLAGAMFLFTVFSLAGGFAVSPEQLIAARVAQGAMAGLMQPMGMYLVFRIFPRDRRGQAMGIYGMGVILAPAFGPVLGGFLVDQLSWRYVMFAPVPVTLLGIFMAWRFLPLPVSRPAPYRFDLTGLVLLGTTMGLSLDTLNRVQSLSGQEPRVLLGGLVAALLLTAFVVHERRTGHPLVNMTLLRKPVFLCANLGALALGLALFGSTYLIPLFVQTALGFSATEAGLLLLPAGVVLGITFPIAGRLADRQSARRLVIVGIALFACSAVLFALSGLELAFAWLALWAVLGRIGIGFMLPALSTGALNPLPPELLGAGSSTINFTRQLGGAFGVNMVALTIEFGEHSGGVPTLTAFHAAWWLVAVFVALAVIPVWKMRA, encoded by the coding sequence TTGAGCGATAACACCGTTGAAGGGTTAAAAGCTCGGTACGGGGCCCGCTGGCGCTGGCTGGCGGTAGCCACGGTCATGCTCGGCACCATGGCCTCGGTCCTCAGTGCCACCGTGGTGAATGTCGCCCTGCACGATATCATGATGGAGTTCGGCATCGGACAGGGGCAGGTGCACTGGCTGGCTACCGGCTTCATCGCGGCTATGACCACCACCATGCTGGCCTCTGCCTGGCTGCTGGATCATCTGGGCGTCCGCAAGACCCTGGCCGGCGCCATGTTTCTGTTTACCGTTTTTTCCCTTGCCGGCGGCTTTGCGGTTTCGCCCGAGCAGCTGATTGCCGCACGGGTGGCGCAGGGCGCTATGGCAGGCCTGATGCAGCCCATGGGGATGTATCTGGTGTTCCGGATTTTCCCGCGGGATCGGCGCGGCCAAGCCATGGGTATTTATGGCATGGGAGTGATACTGGCGCCGGCCTTTGGTCCGGTGCTTGGCGGCTTTCTGGTCGACCAGCTAAGCTGGCGCTACGTCATGTTCGCCCCGGTGCCGGTTACCCTGCTGGGCATATTCATGGCCTGGCGGTTTCTGCCCCTGCCGGTCTCCCGGCCGGCACCCTATCGGTTTGACCTGACCGGGCTGGTATTGCTGGGCACCACCATGGGGCTGTCATTGGACACCCTGAACCGGGTGCAGAGTCTCAGCGGTCAGGAGCCGCGGGTTCTGCTGGGTGGGCTCGTTGCGGCCCTTCTGCTTACCGCGTTCGTGGTTCATGAACGTCGGACCGGCCATCCCCTGGTGAACATGACGTTGTTGCGCAAGCCGGTTTTCCTTTGCGCCAATCTTGGCGCTTTGGCATTGGGCCTCGCGCTGTTTGGCTCCACCTACCTGATTCCCCTGTTTGTCCAGACCGCGTTGGGGTTTTCCGCCACTGAAGCGGGGCTGCTCCTGTTGCCTGCCGGGGTGGTGCTCGGCATCACGTTTCCGATTGCGGGCAGGCTGGCGGACCGGCAGAGTGCGCGGCGCTTGGTCATCGTGGGGATCGCCCTGTTTGCCTGTTCGGCGGTTCTGTTTGCCCTGTCGGGGTTGGAGCTGGCATTCGCTTGGCTAGCCCTGTGGGCGGTGCTGGGCCGGATTGGCATCGGATTTATGCTGCCGGCGTTGTCCACGGGCGCGCTGAACCCACTGCCCCCGGAATTGCTCGGTGCCGGCTCCAGTACGATCAATTTTACCCGGCAGTTGGGTGGTGCCTTCGGTGTGAACATGGTGGCCCTGACCATCGAGTTCGGTGAGCATAGCGGCGGGGTACCTACCCTGACCGCATTTCACGCCGCCTGGTGGCTGGTGGCCGTATTCGTGGCCCTGGCGGTGATCCCGGTCTGGAAAATGAGGGCCTAG
- a CDS encoding L,D-transpeptidase family protein has translation MLFRLLTLTLLTWALIVPAATATATPGDAASAGNKGEADRSPRVPTFELKGDLAGRLDVFTTRYEDTFADIGNRIALGYLELVKANPDIDPWLPGEGTSITLPRQYVLPETHREGIVINLAEYRLYYFTEGGVQVYPVGVGTEENPSPLTNAEVTMRLESPAWYPPASIRAEYERSGDYLPRMVPPGPSNPLGTHALLLSEKGYLIHGTNKKFGVGMAVSHGCFRMYNEDISRFVYQVPKGTPVKVIRDPVKIGLSGGEVWLEVHRPKEEYPQSERERLWRLVSEEVETFRKRHPGVEVKRHAIELAVEQADGIPTMIGEQVATMAADKGARDKKPRAIGDPRQSLYF, from the coding sequence ATGTTGTTCAGATTGCTAACCCTGACCCTGCTGACCTGGGCGCTGATCGTGCCCGCGGCGACCGCGACGGCTACCCCGGGTGACGCGGCCTCGGCCGGCAACAAGGGAGAGGCGGATCGCTCGCCCCGAGTTCCGACGTTCGAGTTGAAGGGCGATCTGGCGGGCCGGTTGGATGTGTTCACCACCCGCTATGAGGACACCTTCGCCGATATCGGCAATCGGATTGCCCTGGGCTATCTCGAACTGGTCAAGGCCAATCCTGATATTGATCCCTGGCTTCCGGGAGAAGGCACCAGTATCACTCTGCCGCGCCAGTATGTTCTTCCGGAAACCCACCGTGAGGGCATCGTGATTAATCTGGCGGAATACCGGTTGTATTACTTCACGGAAGGGGGAGTTCAGGTATATCCGGTTGGCGTGGGCACCGAGGAAAATCCCTCGCCGCTGACCAACGCTGAAGTCACCATGCGGCTGGAATCCCCGGCCTGGTATCCGCCGGCCAGCATCCGGGCTGAGTATGAGCGCTCTGGTGACTACCTGCCCAGGATGGTTCCGCCGGGCCCCAGTAATCCACTGGGAACCCACGCGCTGCTGCTGAGCGAAAAGGGTTACCTGATTCATGGCACCAACAAGAAATTTGGCGTCGGTATGGCGGTGAGCCACGGCTGTTTCCGAATGTACAACGAGGACATCTCCCGCTTCGTATACCAGGTCCCCAAGGGAACGCCGGTGAAGGTAATCCGGGACCCGGTGAAAATCGGGCTGTCTGGCGGCGAGGTCTGGCTGGAAGTGCATCGGCCGAAAGAGGAATACCCGCAATCAGAGCGCGAGCGTCTCTGGCGCCTGGTTTCGGAAGAGGTTGAGACCTTCCGGAAGCGGCATCCGGGGGTGGAGGTCAAGCGTCACGCCATTGAATTGGCGGTGGAGCAGGCCGATGGCATCCCGACCATGATTGGTGAGCAGGTTGCCACCATGGCCGCCGACAAAGGCGCCCGTGACAAGAAGCCCCGGGCCATTGGTGATCCCCGACAATCACTGTATTTCTGA